Part of the Bdellovibrio bacteriovorus genome, GGAGTTTCGGTGGTGAAAAATAATCCATGAGCAGATTGATCTTTTTCCGCGCGCGCAAAATAAACACCGCCTTTCACTCCCAAAAGGGAATAAATTCCAGAGCCCCCTTTGGCAAGCTCATCACCGGCGTAAGTTTTAACTTTTAACGTGGCTAAACGCTGGGCTTTTTCATCTAGGACATAAAGCATTTTGGTTTTCTTGTCTAAAATTGCGTAAGGGGAAGGATTTTGCCGCTGATAATAGTCGATAACGATCAGGTCACCCAAAGTATTGGAATACTTCTTAAGGTCATTATACCGTTCATAATCCTGATCCGTGAGGGCCGATGTGGCCGGCAGGGAAAGTAAGATGGACATGGTAAATAAAAGCAGCTTTTTCATGCTCTTAGACCAGAGCAATGCCGGTGCCACCGAAAGCGTCGCTAAAGTGTCTATATCGTTACTCGTTCCCAAAAGGTGTTTCATTATGAGATGAACTTCGTTTGATGACAAAACTTGGTAGTCAGGTAGGACTTGTTAATTAACAATGTGTACGCTTAGTAAAGTTTTGCATGTTTGCTTCCAAAATTTTACCCAGCTATGCTCATATCTATGAAGAAATGGATAGCGGTCACGATCTGGATACTCTGTGTGGGAGTGGGACTTCAATTTCTTTGGTCCTATGAAAACAAAGCAGCGATCAGTAAAAAAGCGCCCTTAAGAATTCCGGCTTCACATTCTATCACCTTGGACGCACGTCGGCCGACGGTGGTAGTTTTTGCGCATCCTTATTGTCCTTGTTCGCGGGCAAGCCTTGTCCAGTTAGAAAGAATTTTTGGTACGTTTGAAAATAAATTAAGTGCCCGTATTTACTTTTATAAACCAAAAGGGCAGACCGACGAGTGGCTAAAAACGGAATTGTGGCGAATGGCTTCGCGCTTTCCCAACACCGCGATCACCCCGGATCACGAAGGGTATGAAGCCAAACGATTTGGCGCAACAACTTCAGGGGAAGTTTTTGTGTACTCTCCGGATGGAGCCATGCTTTTTCATGGCGGCTTAACGGCCTCGCGGGGACACGAGGGGGACAGTGTTGGCACCCGCAGCTTAGAGCAAATCGTGCATCAAGGTTTCAGCGAAGTGGTTGAGGCTGCTGTTTTTGGATGCTCGCTTTTTCAAAATACCAAAGACACCTTCGGGGGATCTTAGATGGAAAATTCCAGCTATCTTCCTGAAGCTCAAGCCTTGCAAGAAGTTCGTCAGCACGATAACTACGTCAAGATCGATCGTGCTTTTGGTTGGCTGATGATCGGGCAGTGGGTGTTTGGAATTTTGGCGGCCGTGGTGATTTCGCCCTACACCTGGATTGGCGAGGCCAAACAGGTGCACCTTCACGTGTGGGCCTCCGTCCTGCTGGGGGGCTTGATTTGTCTTTTTCCATTTTATTTAAGTCGTCGTCAGGCGGGTGATTTTCTTACTCGTCATGTGATGGCGGTGGCGCAGCTTTTATATTCATCGTTATTGATTCACTTGATGGGCGGGCGGATCGAGGCCCATTTTCATATATTTGGATCATTGGCTTTTTTAGCCTACTATCGTGATGCCAAAGTGATCTACACGGCTTCGGTGGTCACTGTCTTAGATCATTTGATCCGGGGTTATATTTATCCTTTATCTGTGTACGGAGTTTTAAATGCTTCAGAGTGGCGGTGGCTAGAGCATACCGCGTGGGTGATTTTTGAAGATGTCTTTTTATTGATCGCAATTAAAAATGGCCTGCATGAAATTAAGAAAAGCACGATGTATGAAGCCGCTCTGATCAAAGAGCGCGAGCGAGCTTTGAATCTTTCAAAAATCAAAACTAGATTTTTATCTAATATGAGTCACGAAATTCGCACGCCATTAAACAGCATTGTGGGCTACAGTGATTTATTAGGGCAGACGCCGTTGAACCCGGAACAACAGCAGTATATCGGCACGATTCATCGTTGTACCGAATCGCTATTGGGGGTGGTGAATGATGTCTTAGATATCAGCCGAATTGAAAGCGGGCGTTTGACGGTGGAAAAAGGGGCTTTTGATATTCGTGAACTGCAATCCACTTTGCAGGGAATTTTTGCCGTTCAGTGCGAAAAAAAGAAAATCCAATTGCGCGTGATTACCGAGGGCGATTGGCCGCCGATGGTCACGGGAGATCGTCATCGCTTGCAGCAGGTCTTAGTGAATCTTTTAGGAAATGCGGTCAAATTCACGCAAGAGGGTTCGGTTCACTTGCACCTTCGTCGGGACGGCGATTGTGCGATTTGGTCGGTCAGTGACACGGGCATCGGCATTCGACCCGAGAATCAGGAATTAGTTTTTGGTCCTTTCACGCAAGAAGATGCCTCCACGGCTCGCAAATTTGGCGGCTCAGGCTTAGGCCTGACGATAAGTCGTGCGCTTGTAGAGCAAATGGGTGGTGAATTAAAAATGCAAAGCACCCCAGGGGTGGGATCTGTTTTTGAATTTTCCGTGAAAGTCATTGAGTAGGAATTTAGATTCCTGTTGCGCCTAAAAAAGTGCTTGCGAGGAATCGTCTGTGATAACTCGCAAGCTAAGGGGAATGAAACCAATCCTTGTATGTATATAACTTTGAACCTTCCATATGCACACCTCTGATTCCTCAGGTGACTCATTGACCTTTGGCAGCTGGCTGACATGGCTTGCGCCGACATCCCTTTAGCTTTGCGTCCCAGCGTTTCCACTGGTTTGCCTTGAGGCAAAGGAAGGATCTAAATCCTAACGAGTATAACCCTAGGAACCTCCTTTGAGTTATTTATCGCCCCGGCCGGGCCGAAGCATCCCGTAGATCCAACCTTAAATGTTTATCCGTCATTCTTTATCGAGGCCCAGACCGCATTAAACCTCGTGGTAGCAATCCTGGTGATTCGCACGTCACTTCGGTGGTTCGTCATGATGATCATGTATTCTATGTTTCATCTCGCGTCCTTTCTTAGCTGGCCCAATAAGCATTCGCCTACCCGTGGTAAGCCTCACGAGCCTTCGGTTTCAACTCTTTTAGGATAGCTCGACCAAAGTTTTGTTTTCAAGAGGGTGAGATTCGATTCTCAAAATACGTCACAAAAAAGCGGAAAATCGTCTCGAGTGCAGAAAATCGGGGTGTTTTGTGTTTAAGGATGAAACGAAAAAAGTCCTCCATGGGCATGACCTGGAGGAACCAAAGAATTATAAATCTGCTTCCAAACCAAAAACGTTACCGTAAGGATCTTTTATTTGCACGATGGTTCTTTTAACTTCGTCCACTCTAAGAGGTCCACGATACACTTGACCATCTAGACTCTTAGCTTTGGCAATAGCGTTCTCCAGATTGTCGACCAACCAGTAACCCACCGATCCTCCCGTGGACAGAGGTGACTTTTGATCTGCGAGAGAGATATCAAAAAGAGTATTTCCAATTCTGAAAGAGGCGAAGTTTTCTAAATCCTCGATAGGTTCAATACCAAAAAAAGATTTGTACCAGTCTCGACTGTTTTGAACGTTTGATACACAAATACGGATGGTTGCGAAATTTCTGATATTAAATGCCATGTCTTGATACTAAATATTTTTGCAAAAGAGTCATGAGATTATTGAGTGGTTTGAATATTTTTATGGAATCATAGACGGGTGCGCGGGTTGTCCCTTGCGCACCCACGAAGGTGAAATGGATTTGAGCGCGGAAAATATTTTACCACGCACTGCCGCGGGCGATGCCTAGCCGGTCTTCGTAATTTTCTAGAACTTTGATAAACGCCGGACGTTCCTCACAGCGCTTTCGGTATTTTTCAATCTGAGGATAACCGCTTAGAACTTCGTTTTTCCGTAGTTCGCGAAGCACGCACACAAAAATAATATCCGCGACGGTGAACACATCACCGGTAATAAATTCTTGATTTTTCAACATGTCGTCGATGGTCGGTAAGAATTGTCCTAAAACTTCGACGTACCAAGGGCGTAAAGCTTTTAAGTGAGGATTGTTGTCCCCTTGAAGATCCGCAAATAAAATCGGCAACGCAAAAAGTTCGATATTGTTTAAGGATGTGATCAACCAACGATACACTTGCGCCCGTCCTTGAAGGTCGGAAGGGATCAGCTTTCCGGATTTTTCTGCTAGGTATAGCAGGATGGCGCCGGATTCAGTGAGAACGTACCCATTATCATCAATGGCCGGGACTTGTTTGAAGGGCGATACGTCGGCAAACCAAGTTTCTTCTTGCAATCCCTTCGGACCACAATCAAGTCCTACGGTTTCATAAGCTATCCCGCATTCCTCTAAAGTCCACATCGCACGGATGTCACGCGTGTATCCCCAAAGAAATGGTGGCAGTGATTTGAAAACGTAAACTTTCATCAGTGATCCTTGCTTAGGATGAAGTGACTGTTGAATATACAAAATAGCATTGTGCCCGCGTCGGGTCATGACCTAATATAAATCAACAGAGTGCCAAGCGACAAAAGCCCCATTGGTTTTACTCAAAAACCCTTGGCTATCATTGAGGGATCGCCCGTTTTGCATTTATATAATTCTAGGGAGGCTTATGAAGAATCTTGCAGTACTAGCCTTTGTTTTGTTTTCCATTATTTCCGCCACCACCCACGCGCAGTGGGGTGCGATCATTCGCACGACAACCACGCCTTCCAATAACGGAAAAGCCGAAGTCGCCGCGCCTGGTTTTCCGATTCTGGAGTTTCCCACCCCTGAAAGTGATCGCAAAATCATGGATCAGTTGCAAAGCCTGGTGAAAGAATCAGGATGGTTTTCAACTATTCATATCCGAGTCAAAGATGGCATCGTGGTGCTTGAAGGAAACATCAAAAGTCGCGAGCACTTGAATGTGTTTTTAGAAACCGCGCAACGCTTGCCGATGACGGTGGCGGTGATCAACAAGGTGCGGGTGCAGCCGCCGCTGGCGGACAACATTGAGCCCGTCATCGAACAGCTGCGTGATTTTGGTCAAAAAGCGTGGCAAATGCTACCGGTGCTTTTGATCAGTATCTTTGTGGTCGTCTTTTTTATTTTCTTTGGCGGGTATCTTTCTGACGGAATTAGAAATATTTGGAAGTGGCGAATTCCCAATCCTTTTTTGTTGGCTTTAGTTACGCGGCTGACCATGGTGCCGATCTGGATTCTGGTATTTTATTTTGCGTTAAGAATTGTAGGGGTTTCAAATCTTGAGGCCACAATTATCGGGGCGACGGGTTTTCTGACTCTGCTTTTCGCGTTGGCCTTTAAAGGGATCGGTGAAAATTATCTGGCTGGTATTTTACTAGCCAGTCGCAGTCCGTTTACAAAAGGGGATTTAATCAAGGTCGGGGATCATCAAGGGTACGTGCAAAACCTCAATATGCGTGGAACCACGATCATTGATTTTAACGGAAATCTGATTCTTATTCCCAATATTATGGTCATTCAGTCGGTCGTTGAAAATCGCACGGCGAACCCCAGCATGCGCACTTCGTTTTTTGTGAACATTGGTTATCATGAATCCATTTCGCGTGTTCAAGAGCTGATTATCAATGCCTTAAAAGAAGTGAATGGGATTTTGTCCGACCCCGCGCCGAACGTGGTGGTGGAGGAGTTGACTCCGTCCGCGGTGCGCTTAAGGGTCATGGTGTGGTTAGATGCCAAGAACAGCGCTGAAGCCAGAGTGAAATCGCGCGCGATGATGAAGACAAAAGATATCTTGTTAGTAAATGGCATCACGATACCCGATGAAGCCCGCGAAATTATTTTTGCCGACGACTTAAAAGTTCAATTGGTGCAAGATGCTGCCCAAAAATCCACGCAAACAGATCGCAAAGAGCAGATTCGCAGGGCGGCGGCTTACAATTTAGAAGACGCCAAGAAAGAAGAAAATTTGCCGATCGAAGAGCCTAAAGAAAAACTGATGGACTTAGCCAAACAAAATCCGTTGCCGGGAAATAAAGATTCATCTGATTTATTAGAACCCTCTAAGCCGAAAGAGGGTTCTGAGGAAGAGAAAAAAAATTAAGGACAAAGTTCGCGCAAGCGATCTGCCATACGCATAAAGCTTTGAGCTTCCGCCCCCGCAGAGTTGGCATCAACCACGGGAATGCCCGCTTCGCAAGAAAGTCCTACAGACGGGTTGAAGGGAACTTCACCTAGTTTTGGAATGTTTTTGCTTTTGGCGTAGCTATCGATTTCGCCCTTAGGAAATAGCTGCATTTTTTCGCCATTGGCGGGGTTGATCATATAAGCCATATTTTCAACCATACCCAATAAAGGCACGTTCACGCGCTCAAACATGTCGACTGCTTTTTTGACGTCAAGCAAAGCTACGTTTTGTGGAGTTGAAACCACCACGGCACCAGCAAGTGGAACTTTTTGCGCGAGGGTCAATTGGATGTCACCAGTCCCAGGTGGCAGGTCTACCAAAAGATAATCCAGCTCTCCCCAGTTTACGTCGCGCAGGAATTGGTCCATGGCTTTAAAAAGCATTGGTCCACGCCAAACCACGGCCGAATTTTCTTCGATCAAGAATCCAATCGACATCAACTTCATCCCATAACGGGTGATGGGTTCAAGCTGGTTCGTCTCGGCGTTAATGTGAGGTTTTTGTCCTAAAGCGCCTAACATTCGAGGGATGCTCGGGCCATAAATATCGGCATCTAATAAACCGACCTTGCTTTTTTTGCTTAAAGCCATGGCAAGATTGGTCGCCACCGTGCTTTTTCCCACCCCCCCCTTACCGGAGCTGATCGCAATAATGTGTTTCACTCCGGGAATGCCGGTCTGTTTTTCAAAAGGATTGGGGGCAGCCATAGGGACTCCTTGATAAATGCTTGCGGACAACGAATAATAGAACTTGGATGAATAGCCAAGACTTTTTGACTATCAATTTGGTAGGAGCCGGCGCGTTTGTGCTTTGGTACCTCGTTTCACGAGGCGGACCGATTCAACCCACTCGTCTTAACATGAAAGCTCCCGACACAGCGCCCACGGTGCTAGAGCCAGCTATTTCACAAGCCCCAGATCACGACGCGCCTAGCTCGGCGCCCGCATTGGCAAGAAATAGCCCTATCAACCACTCGATGACTCCAAAAATGAAGTCGTTGAATGTGATGTTCATTTACAATGGGCACAGCTGGGATGCGTACGAAGTTTTAGGAGTTCCGGCTGGAGCTTCGATCCCCATCGTGACCGAAGCTTATCAGACAGCGTTACGCCGTTGCACCGGGGCAGAGTCGGCCGAGTTTCTAGAGACGGCCTATAAGGCCATCCTCAATAAATCAGCTTAAGACGTTAGCCAAGCTGGTAACACTTCCTTGCTGCAAGCTCTTGTGAAAATGTAAGTGAGCACCGACAAGTGGAGTATGAGAACCTTTCGGTATATTTTTGTATTAGTGGCGATCTCTTCACACGTGTTAGCATCACCTTTACAGCTCACTTATCAAGGGCGCATCATCAGTTCGAAAGGCGTACCTTTAGAATATGACGACGTGTCTTTCGAGTTTCGCATCACCAACCCTCAGGGCACGTGCGTGCTGTATCGAGAGCGGCTCAATTCGGTGGATATGACCAACTCGAAAGGCGTCTTTGATACGCCGATCGGAGCGGGTACTAAATTATATCCGCCATCTACAAGTTCCACTCTGATGGATGCTTTTTCCAATCAAAGTTCAATGTCCTGTGAAGGTGGTGGCACTTACAGTCCCGTCGCCGATGATGGACGACTTTTGCGCGTTCTTTTCCACGACGGCAATGGGTGGAAGGTGATCAGTCCCGATAATAAAATTCGATCTGTTCCTTATGCCGGATTTGCGTATGCATCCCAAAAATTAGGAAACCACTGGGCGAACGAGTTTTTTTTAAAAACAGGTGTCCCGACATGCACTACGGGAGAAGTTTTGAGCACCACTGGTGCGGGGATTCTAATTTGTACACCGGATGTTGGAGGCAGCTCGGGAGGAGCTACGCGGATCGTGGCTTCCGCGTTGCCGGGAAGTCCGGCCCTAGGTGACGTCGCCATTGATTCAGGTGATGGCAACAAATTTAAATGGTATGACGGATCAGCGTGGCAATCGGCTCAGAGTGTGGCAGGAGGAGCCGGAGATATTTTAAATGGAGGAAACTCCACGGGCAGTTCGGTCTTTGTGGGAACAAATGATGCACAAAGTGTGTCGCTAGAAACCAATAATATACCCAGATTGACGATCACATCGGGCGGCAATATTGCGTTGGGTGGGACCACGACCACCGATCGCATG contains:
- a CDS encoding sensor histidine kinase, which encodes MENSSYLPEAQALQEVRQHDNYVKIDRAFGWLMIGQWVFGILAAVVISPYTWIGEAKQVHLHVWASVLLGGLICLFPFYLSRRQAGDFLTRHVMAVAQLLYSSLLIHLMGGRIEAHFHIFGSLAFLAYYRDAKVIYTASVVTVLDHLIRGYIYPLSVYGVLNASEWRWLEHTAWVIFEDVFLLIAIKNGLHEIKKSTMYEAALIKERERALNLSKIKTRFLSNMSHEIRTPLNSIVGYSDLLGQTPLNPEQQQYIGTIHRCTESLLGVVNDVLDISRIESGRLTVEKGAFDIRELQSTLQGIFAVQCEKKKIQLRVITEGDWPPMVTGDRHRLQQVLVNLLGNAVKFTQEGSVHLHLRRDGDCAIWSVSDTGIGIRPENQELVFGPFTQEDASTARKFGGSGLGLTISRALVEQMGGELKMQSTPGVGSVFEFSVKVIE
- a CDS encoding VOC family protein codes for the protein MAFNIRNFATIRICVSNVQNSRDWYKSFFGIEPIEDLENFASFRIGNTLFDISLADQKSPLSTGGSVGYWLVDNLENAIAKAKSLDGQVYRGPLRVDEVKRTIVQIKDPYGNVFGLEADL
- a CDS encoding glutathione S-transferase family protein produces the protein MKVYVFKSLPPFLWGYTRDIRAMWTLEECGIAYETVGLDCGPKGLQEETWFADVSPFKQVPAIDDNGYVLTESGAILLYLAEKSGKLIPSDLQGRAQVYRWLITSLNNIELFALPILFADLQGDNNPHLKALRPWYVEVLGQFLPTIDDMLKNQEFITGDVFTVADIIFVCVLRELRKNEVLSGYPQIEKYRKRCEERPAFIKVLENYEDRLGIARGSAW
- a CDS encoding mechanosensitive ion channel domain-containing protein, with amino-acid sequence MKNLAVLAFVLFSIISATTHAQWGAIIRTTTTPSNNGKAEVAAPGFPILEFPTPESDRKIMDQLQSLVKESGWFSTIHIRVKDGIVVLEGNIKSREHLNVFLETAQRLPMTVAVINKVRVQPPLADNIEPVIEQLRDFGQKAWQMLPVLLISIFVVVFFIFFGGYLSDGIRNIWKWRIPNPFLLALVTRLTMVPIWILVFYFALRIVGVSNLEATIIGATGFLTLLFALAFKGIGENYLAGILLASRSPFTKGDLIKVGDHQGYVQNLNMRGTTIIDFNGNLILIPNIMVIQSVVENRTANPSMRTSFFVNIGYHESISRVQELIINALKEVNGILSDPAPNVVVEELTPSAVRLRVMVWLDAKNSAEARVKSRAMMKTKDILLVNGITIPDEAREIIFADDLKVQLVQDAAQKSTQTDRKEQIRRAAAYNLEDAKKEENLPIEEPKEKLMDLAKQNPLPGNKDSSDLLEPSKPKEGSEEEKKN
- a CDS encoding Mrp/NBP35 family ATP-binding protein is translated as MAAPNPFEKQTGIPGVKHIIAISSGKGGVGKSTVATNLAMALSKKSKVGLLDADIYGPSIPRMLGALGQKPHINAETNQLEPITRYGMKLMSIGFLIEENSAVVWRGPMLFKAMDQFLRDVNWGELDYLLVDLPPGTGDIQLTLAQKVPLAGAVVVSTPQNVALLDVKKAVDMFERVNVPLLGMVENMAYMINPANGEKMQLFPKGEIDSYAKSKNIPKLGEVPFNPSVGLSCEAGIPVVDANSAGAEAQSFMRMADRLRELCP